The following coding sequences are from one Rhipicephalus microplus isolate Deutch F79 chromosome 3, USDA_Rmic, whole genome shotgun sequence window:
- the LOC119176341 gene encoding uncharacterized protein LOC119176341, with amino-acid sequence MMDSEAQRILLSLIQHQAPSSTEDAVLRTNMAGDVPRRGSEEMRMELRLPCVETGGDGTDTLHLPAPTASRSADGETGAQSKPSGSRRGGGAAEWTEGQTRLLLEYYLKYFPQIGPFKKFKNRKQAFKQISMDIEAVLGIAKTPEQCENRYKTVIRRRKASSDHNKRSGASPTPVPFDDEVKKIESIDDSIEPEVERDASGATFKASPESPAVLSPANTTEENKTQSSNPDTKPRVGTARLAHMQLFFTEMRALQEEKEAQKAARRQEKENRRAERQAERQVLREERRKMHEEKMEILRQAFGLPK; translated from the exons ATGATGGACTCGGAAGCTCAGCGCATCCTACTGTCTTTAATTCAACACCAGGCACCATCTAGTACGGAAG ATGCAGTTCTGCGTACAAATATGGCTGGCGATGTGCCAAGGCGAGGGAGCGAAGAAATGCGCATGGAGCTCAGATTGCCATGCGTTGAAACAGGAGGTG ATGGCACAGATACTCTGCACCTGCCAGCTCCCACTGCATCAAGATCAGCTGACGGGGAGACTGGTGCTCAAAGCAAGCCATCAGGCTCCAGGAGAGGAGGTGGAG CTGCTGAATGGACAGAGGGGCAAACAAGGCTGCTCCTAGAGTACTACCTCAAATATTTCCCTCAGATTGGCCCATTTAAAAAATTCAAAAACAGGAAGCAAGCCTTTAAACAAATATCGATGGACATCGAGGCTGTGCTTGGCATAGCCAAAACCCCAGAACAGTGTGAAAATAGGTACAAAACAGTAATTAGGCGTCGGAAGGCGTCTTCCGACCATAACAAAAGGTCTGGTGCTTCACCCACCCCTGTGCCTTTTGACGACgaagtgaaaaaaattgaaagcattGATGACAGCATTGAACCGGAGGTAGAGCGAGACGCCTCAGGGGCTACATTCAAAGCCTCGCCCGAATCTCCGGCCGTGTTGTcacctgccaacaccactgaGGAAAATAAGACGCAGTCCTCAAATCCCGACACGAAGCCACGGGTAGGAACTGCACGCCTGGCACACATGCAGTTGTTTTTTACTGAAATGAGGGCACTGCAAGAAGAAAAGGAGGCTCAAAAGGCGGCCAGacgtcaagaaaaagaaaatcgaaGAGCTGAAAGGCAGGCCGAGCGACAGGTGCTTCGTGAAGAGCGGCGCAAAATGcatgaagaaaaaatggagatTCTCCGTCAGGCCTTTGGACTTCCAAAATAA